A region of Sulfuricella denitrificans skB26 DNA encodes the following proteins:
- the glyS gene encoding glycine--tRNA ligase subunit beta, with translation MSTQNLLVEIFVEELPPKALKKLGDAFAAAIADSLKAQGLAAADAVVTPYASPRRLAVQVAGVAAQAADKPVSHKLMPVNVGLDANGKATPALLKRLAALGQDEAMVPNLKRVGEGKGEALFFDSVAKGATLVEGLQKALDESLTKLPIPKVMAYQLHENCEQPGWSTVNFVRPVHGLVALHGAEVVPVSVLGLTAGRATQGHRFEAAVSPVSLKEADSYAAQMENEGAVIASFEERRADIVRQLHEAAAKVGGVKPVEDDALLDEVTGLVERPNVLIGCFGEEFLGVPQECLILTMKANQKYFPLLDTAGKLSNQFLIVSNIHPADPSAVIGGNERVVRPRLADAKFFFDQDRKNTLASRVPKLGNVVYHNKLGTQLARTQRVTKLAGEIARQLNASAELAERAAHLAKADLLTDMVGEFPELQGIMGLYYALHDGEREEVARAIEQHYWPRFAGDALPQDNIGAAAALADKLDTLVGIYGIGLVPTGDKDPFGLRRHALGVLRILAESGLPLDLLQLLQQTRALFPAEMLADSVALDVHGFMLERLKGYLRDKGFAPDEIDAVVSQAPTRIDRVVPRLDAVQAFKQLPEAAALAAANKRIQNILKKAGELPAGGAELALMSEPAEKALFEAMNELAPSVVSSVQNGGYTEALTALAGVRTEVDTFFDQVMVMAEEPQLRNNRLALLKSLGELMNQVADISKLAS, from the coding sequence ATGAGCACTCAAAACCTGCTGGTAGAAATTTTTGTCGAAGAGCTTCCGCCCAAGGCGCTGAAGAAGCTGGGCGATGCCTTTGCCGCCGCCATTGCGGATTCCCTCAAGGCACAAGGCCTGGCCGCAGCCGATGCTGTCGTAACGCCTTACGCCTCGCCGCGTCGTCTGGCGGTGCAGGTTGCTGGCGTGGCCGCCCAGGCTGCGGACAAACCGGTGTCGCACAAACTGATGCCGGTGAACGTGGGGCTGGATGCCAATGGCAAGGCCACGCCCGCATTGCTGAAGCGGCTCGCTGCGCTGGGACAGGATGAGGCTATGGTTCCGAATCTCAAGCGCGTCGGCGAAGGCAAGGGCGAAGCGCTATTTTTTGATAGTGTGGCCAAGGGCGCGACTCTGGTGGAAGGGCTGCAAAAGGCACTGGACGAGTCGCTGACCAAGCTGCCGATCCCCAAGGTAATGGCCTATCAGTTGCATGAAAATTGTGAACAGCCCGGCTGGAGCACAGTCAATTTTGTGCGGCCGGTGCATGGCCTGGTGGCCCTGCACGGTGCCGAGGTGGTGCCGGTTTCAGTGCTCGGCCTGACCGCCGGTCGCGCCACCCAAGGCCACCGTTTCGAGGCTGCCGTCAGCCCGGTCAGCCTCAAGGAGGCCGACAGCTATGCGGCGCAGATGGAAAACGAGGGTGCGGTGATCGCCAGTTTTGAAGAGCGCCGCGCCGACATCGTGCGCCAGCTCCATGAAGCAGCGGCGAAAGTCGGCGGCGTGAAGCCGGTGGAGGACGATGCCCTGCTGGACGAGGTCACCGGCCTGGTGGAGCGTCCCAATGTGCTGATCGGCTGCTTTGGCGAGGAATTTCTCGGCGTGCCGCAGGAATGCCTGATTCTGACCATGAAGGCGAACCAGAAATATTTCCCGTTGCTGGATACGGCCGGCAAGTTGAGCAACCAGTTTCTGATCGTTTCCAACATTCATCCTGCCGACCCGAGTGCGGTGATCGGTGGCAACGAGCGGGTAGTGCGCCCGCGTCTGGCGGACGCCAAGTTCTTCTTCGATCAGGACCGCAAGAACACCCTGGCTTCGCGCGTGCCGAAGCTGGGTAACGTGGTCTACCATAACAAGCTCGGCACCCAGCTGGCGCGGACTCAGCGTGTCACCAAGCTGGCCGGCGAGATCGCGCGCCAGCTCAACGCCAGCGCGGAGCTGGCCGAGCGCGCCGCACACCTCGCCAAGGCCGATCTGCTGACCGACATGGTGGGCGAGTTCCCCGAACTGCAGGGCATCATGGGCCTATACTATGCCCTGCATGACGGCGAGCGCGAGGAAGTGGCGCGCGCCATCGAGCAGCATTACTGGCCGCGCTTCGCCGGCGATGCGCTGCCGCAGGACAACATCGGCGCGGCGGCGGCGCTGGCCGACAAGCTGGATACCCTGGTCGGCATCTACGGCATCGGCCTGGTGCCTACCGGCGACAAGGATCCCTTCGGACTGCGCCGTCACGCCCTGGGCGTGCTGCGCATCCTCGCCGAGTCGGGGCTGCCGCTCGACCTGCTGCAATTGCTGCAGCAGACCCGCGCGCTGTTCCCGGCGGAAATGCTGGCCGACAGCGTGGCGCTGGATGTTCACGGTTTCATGCTGGAGCGGCTGAAGGGCTATCTGCGCGACAAGGGATTTGCGCCGGACGAGATCGATGCCGTGGTGAGCCAGGCGCCAACCCGTATCGACCGAGTGGTTCCGCGCCTGGACGCGGTGCAAGCTTTCAAGCAACTACCCGAGGCGGCAGCGCTGGCGGCGGCGAACAAACGCATCCAGAACATCCTGAAAAAAGCCGGCGAATTGCCGGCGGGCGGTGCGGAACTGGCGCTGATGTCGGAGCCGGCTGAAAAGGCGCTGTTCGAGGCGATGAACGAACTGGCCCCGAGTGTGGTCTCATCGGTGCAGAATGGCGGTTATACAGAAGCATTGACGGCGCTGGCCGGCGTGCGCACCGAGGTCGATACCTTTTTCGACCAGGTGATGGTGATGGCCGAAGAGCCGCAGCTGCGCAACAACCGATTGGCGCTGCTGAAAAGCCTGGGTGAACTGATGAACCAGGTGGCGGATATTTCGAAATTGGCATCCTGA
- a CDS encoding DUF4202 domain-containing protein: MTTVSDRAKDAIARIDAANSEDPNKEIFEGKEYPKELLYSERMTTWLNKFEPNASEALQLAARAQHICRWKIPRSDYPMNRKGYNDWRTTLAKFHGDTTAAIMRQAGYDDAMCETVKSLLLKDRIKLGDPDGQILEDVICLVFLEFYFVPFAPHYTEPKLISIVQKTWKKMSERGHETALTLAPLWPADLLASVQKALASA, from the coding sequence ATGACCACCGTATCCGACCGTGCCAAAGACGCTATTGCCCGAATCGACGCCGCCAACTCGGAAGACCCCAACAAGGAAATATTCGAAGGTAAGGAATACCCCAAGGAACTGCTGTATTCAGAGCGCATGACCACCTGGCTGAACAAGTTCGAACCCAACGCATCCGAGGCATTGCAGCTTGCCGCGCGCGCCCAGCACATTTGCCGCTGGAAGATTCCGCGCAGTGATTACCCGATGAACCGCAAGGGCTATAACGACTGGCGCACCACCCTGGCGAAATTCCACGGCGACACTACGGCCGCGATCATGAGGCAGGCTGGCTACGACGACGCGATGTGCGAGACGGTCAAGTCGCTGTTGCTGAAGGACCGCATCAAGCTGGGCGACCCCGATGGCCAGATCCTGGAAGATGTAATCTGCCTGGTGTTTCTGGAATTTTATTTCGTCCCCTTCGCGCCGCATTACACCGAGCCGAAGCTGATCAGCATCGTGCAGAAGACCTGGAAGAAGATGTCGGAACGCGGCCACGAGACCGCGCTTACTCTCGCCCCGCTCTGGCCGGCAGACTTGCTGGCGTCGGTGCAAAAGGCGCTGGCAAGCGCATAA
- a CDS encoding DsrE/DsrF/TusD sulfur relay family protein has translation MKILIIFNREPYDSTDVTWNGLRLAGKLLEAGQDVRIFLMNDAVDMARDVCKPPEGYDQDLSKMLKELIAQGVPVKVCGTCMARCGIFKNHPYFDGAEKSTMPALAEWVVESDKVITF, from the coding sequence ATGAAAATCCTGATTATCTTCAATCGAGAGCCTTATGACAGCACTGATGTCACTTGGAATGGATTGCGTCTGGCCGGAAAGTTGTTGGAGGCAGGGCAAGACGTCAGAATATTCCTCATGAATGACGCCGTTGATATGGCCCGTGATGTATGCAAGCCGCCCGAAGGTTATGATCAAGACCTGTCCAAAATGCTCAAGGAACTCATTGCTCAGGGAGTCCCAGTGAAGGTTTGTGGAACGTGCATGGCACGTTGCGGTATTTTCAAGAACCATCCATATTTCGATGGAGCCGAAAAGTCCACAATGCCCGCGTTGGCTGAGTGGGTCGTTGAAAGCGACAAGGTCATTACTTTCTGA
- the pal gene encoding peptidoglycan-associated lipoprotein Pal, with amino-acid sequence MQGLSVCLLSLLFLAGCAGQDVKEQPKAALESGTASRAGADTKPASQQSVAVNPLKDPSNILSRRSVYYDLDKSDVKAEYKPMVEAHSKYLTGHKDAKMTVQGNTDERGSSEYNIALGNRRADNVRKMMNVFGASDSQIEVVSFGEEKPRATCHEESCWKENRRSDIVYQGD; translated from the coding sequence ATGCAAGGTCTGTCTGTTTGCTTGTTGAGTTTGTTATTTCTGGCCGGATGCGCGGGCCAGGACGTGAAAGAACAGCCCAAGGCGGCGCTAGAGAGCGGAACGGCATCTCGGGCTGGCGCGGACACCAAGCCGGCTAGCCAGCAGTCGGTGGCGGTCAACCCTCTGAAGGATCCCAGCAACATCCTCTCCAGGCGCAGCGTGTATTACGATCTGGACAAGTCTGATGTGAAGGCGGAATACAAGCCGATGGTCGAGGCGCATTCCAAATATTTAACCGGCCACAAGGACGCCAAAATGACCGTGCAGGGCAACACTGACGAGCGAGGCAGTAGCGAGTACAACATAGCGCTGGGCAATCGTCGTGCGGATAACGTCAGGAAAATGATGAATGTATTCGGCGCTTCCGACAGCCAGATCGAGGTCGTCAGCTTTGGCGAAGAGAAACCCCGCGCTACCTGCCATGAGGAATCCTGCTGGAAGGAAAATCGCCGTTCCGATATCGTTTATCAGGGCGACTGA
- a CDS encoding DMT family transporter encodes MSFARIVALTSLAMIAFAGNSLLCRVAMKDTSIDAASFTTIRLISGAVMLWLIVRLSRGTQIGRGNWLSAFALFAYAAAYSFSYGSLSAATGALLLFGAVQATMISHGIWAGERLVRLQLVGLVLALGGLVGLLLPGLSAPPLSASLLMLGAGVAWGVYSLRGRGAGNPTRVTAGNFLRAVPIAAALSILMHDGASLDSAGFWYAVSSGALTSGIGYAIWYTVLPALKATNAATVQLSVPVIAALGGIVFLGESLTLRLVLASVAILGGIALVILEKQNATGAQQVAPADTASRRD; translated from the coding sequence ATGTCATTTGCACGCATAGTTGCCCTGACGTCGCTGGCCATGATTGCATTTGCGGGCAATTCGCTGCTGTGCCGTGTTGCGATGAAAGACACCAGCATAGACGCAGCGAGTTTTACGACAATCCGACTGATCTCGGGAGCGGTAATGCTATGGCTGATCGTGCGATTGAGTCGCGGCACACAGATCGGCAGGGGCAACTGGCTATCGGCATTCGCGTTATTTGCTTATGCCGCGGCCTATTCTTTTTCGTATGGGAGCTTGTCTGCGGCAACGGGTGCGCTGCTGCTCTTTGGCGCTGTCCAGGCAACGATGATCAGCCATGGCATTTGGGCGGGAGAACGTCTGGTGAGACTGCAGCTCGTCGGTCTTGTGCTCGCGCTGGGAGGGCTGGTTGGTCTGTTGCTGCCCGGCCTTTCTGCGCCACCCCTGTCCGCTTCCCTGTTGATGTTGGGCGCCGGTGTCGCATGGGGCGTCTATTCATTGCGCGGGAGAGGCGCGGGCAATCCCACCAGGGTAACGGCGGGGAATTTTCTGCGCGCTGTTCCTATCGCGGCAGCATTGAGCATATTGATGCATGACGGCGCTTCTCTGGATAGCGCGGGATTCTGGTACGCGGTTTCATCGGGTGCGCTGACTTCCGGAATAGGGTACGCCATCTGGTACACCGTATTGCCCGCGTTGAAAGCAACCAATGCTGCGACAGTGCAACTCAGTGTTCCAGTCATTGCCGCCTTAGGGGGCATCGTTTTTCTCGGCGAGTCCTTAACCCTGCGTTTGGTATTGGCGTCCGTAGCCATACTCGGTGGAATTGCGCTGGTGATTCTGGAGAAACAAAATGCAACCGGCGCCCAACAAGTTGCTCCGGCCGATACCGCTTCGCGGCGCGACTGA
- the glyQ gene encoding glycine--tRNA ligase subunit alpha: MLTFQEIILTLQNYWAERGCALLQPYDMEVGAGTSHTATFLRALGPEPWRAAYVQPSRRPKDGRYGENPNRLQHYYQFQVVLKPAPENILELYLGSLEKLGFDLKSNDIRFVEDDWENPTLGAWGLGWEVWLNGMEVTQFTYFQQVGGIDCKPITGEITYGLERLAMYLQGVENVFDLTWTKGLSYRDVYHQNEVEQSTYNFEHSDVEFLLTAFNAHEKQAKHLMESQLALPAYEQVLKTAHTFNLLDARGAISVTERAAYIGRIRNLARSVAQSYLDSRARLGFPMAPKEWADEVLAKLEEKAVKA, translated from the coding sequence ATGCTGACTTTCCAGGAAATCATTCTTACGCTTCAGAATTACTGGGCCGAACGCGGTTGCGCCCTGTTGCAGCCCTACGACATGGAAGTGGGCGCGGGTACCAGCCATACCGCCACCTTTCTGCGCGCCCTCGGCCCCGAGCCCTGGCGTGCCGCTTATGTCCAGCCCTCGCGTCGCCCCAAGGATGGCCGTTATGGCGAGAACCCCAATCGCCTCCAGCATTACTACCAGTTCCAGGTGGTGCTGAAACCTGCGCCGGAAAATATTCTGGAACTGTACCTCGGTTCGCTGGAAAAACTCGGCTTCGACCTCAAGAGCAACGACATTCGCTTTGTCGAGGACGATTGGGAAAACCCCACTCTGGGTGCCTGGGGCCTGGGCTGGGAAGTCTGGCTGAACGGCATGGAAGTGACCCAGTTCACCTATTTCCAGCAGGTCGGCGGCATCGACTGCAAGCCGATTACCGGCGAGATCACCTATGGCCTCGAGCGGCTGGCGATGTATTTGCAGGGGGTCGAAAACGTCTTCGACCTGACCTGGACCAAGGGTCTCAGTTATCGTGATGTATACCACCAGAACGAGGTGGAGCAGTCCACCTACAACTTCGAGCACAGCGACGTGGAATTCCTGCTCACCGCTTTCAATGCCCACGAGAAACAGGCCAAACACCTGATGGAAAGTCAGCTTGCCCTGCCTGCCTACGAGCAGGTACTGAAAACCGCACACACCTTCAATCTGCTGGATGCCCGTGGCGCCATTTCGGTGACCGAACGCGCCGCCTACATCGGCCGCATCCGCAACCTGGCGCGCAGCGTCGCCCAGAGCTACCTGGATAGCCGCGCCCGCCTCGGCTTCCCGATGGCACCCAAAGAGTGGGCCGACGAAGTGCTGGCCAAGCTGGAAGAAAAGGCGGTAAAGGCATGA
- a CDS encoding DUF599 domain-containing protein produces the protein MDSIASYAADLISFLISVSLVIAYQLYLKYKEAKNPAYTVAAVNVMARSAWVETIMREGKDILAVQTLRNSTMAATFLASTAILLIIGVLTLSGQEARLGSTWHSLNAIGAKHSGLWLAKLLLLLLDLFIAFFSFSMSVRVFNHVGYMINVPVALNHKAISPAHVATHLNRAGMFYHFGMRAYYYIVPIVFWLFGPHFMLIATLGLLIVLYRIDRAPKIMVDDYGPEKNDSEVERKP, from the coding sequence ATGGATTCCATCGCTTCTTACGCCGCAGATCTGATCAGTTTTCTAATCAGTGTTTCTTTGGTCATTGCCTATCAGCTTTATCTGAAATACAAGGAGGCCAAAAATCCGGCTTATACCGTGGCTGCCGTCAACGTCATGGCCCGTTCCGCCTGGGTCGAAACCATCATGCGCGAGGGCAAGGACATCCTGGCGGTGCAAACACTGCGCAACTCGACCATGGCGGCAACCTTCCTCGCTTCTACCGCCATTCTGCTAATCATCGGCGTACTGACCCTGAGCGGTCAGGAAGCCAGGTTGGGGTCCACCTGGCACTCGCTCAACGCAATCGGTGCCAAGCATTCTGGCCTTTGGCTTGCCAAGTTGCTGCTGTTGCTGCTCGACCTGTTCATTGCCTTCTTCAGCTTCTCGATGTCGGTTCGGGTCTTCAACCATGTCGGCTACATGATCAATGTGCCGGTCGCCCTCAACCACAAAGCCATATCGCCTGCCCATGTCGCAACCCACCTCAATCGGGCGGGCATGTTCTACCATTTTGGCATGCGTGCCTATTACTACATCGTGCCCATCGTATTCTGGCTGTTTGGGCCGCATTTCATGCTGATCGCCACTCTCGGCTTGCTGATAGTGCTTTACCGAATCGACCGGGCACCCAAAATCATGGTCGACGATTACGGTCCGGAGAAAAACGATTCGGAAGTTGAACGAAAACCATGA
- a CDS encoding cupin domain-containing protein: MRIAKEDVDIKMEIPGAVIRQRTDFGDATGLGKISGECFTLSAGVDTTPLFQGLEGNLCQCPHWGFVLRGQLTTTDAEGTQETVKANDLFYWPPGHNVKVDADAEIIMFSPQHQHSHVIDHMIKKVKG, from the coding sequence ATGCGGATAGCGAAGGAAGATGTGGATATCAAGATGGAAATCCCCGGTGCGGTGATCCGTCAGCGAACGGATTTCGGCGATGCAACTGGACTGGGAAAAATCAGCGGCGAATGTTTCACTCTCTCGGCGGGTGTTGACACGACCCCGTTGTTCCAAGGGCTGGAAGGAAATTTGTGTCAGTGCCCTCACTGGGGCTTCGTCCTGCGCGGCCAACTCACCACAACCGACGCGGAGGGCACACAAGAGACTGTCAAAGCGAATGATCTCTTCTACTGGCCACCTGGGCACAACGTAAAGGTCGATGCGGACGCGGAAATTATCATGTTCAGCCCTCAGCACCAGCACAGCCATGTCATTGATCACATGATAAAGAAGGTCAAAGGGTAG
- a CDS encoding FMN-binding negative transcriptional regulator: MYIPEHFKETNSERISALIEGNSFGMLVTAPDGAPFVSHLPFIFDRASGSKGKLLCHMARANLQWRHFSSCGEVLTVFQGPHAYVSPSWYSSPGVPTWNYAVVHLRGKPRLIESESELEALVEQLTHVYESHMPSPWKPDLAGERRTKLLNMIVGFEIEITDIQAKFKLSQNLLPEGQQSVIEKLGQSSNQTEVAVAKLMAGESNAEF, translated from the coding sequence ATGTACATTCCAGAGCATTTCAAAGAAACAAATTCGGAGCGCATCTCGGCGCTAATCGAGGGAAATTCCTTTGGAATGCTGGTCACGGCTCCAGATGGTGCGCCTTTCGTTAGTCACTTGCCCTTCATCTTTGACCGCGCCTCAGGTTCCAAAGGCAAGCTGCTCTGCCACATGGCACGGGCAAATTTGCAATGGCGTCACTTTTCATCGTGCGGTGAGGTGCTGACTGTATTCCAAGGGCCACATGCTTATGTTTCCCCTTCGTGGTATTCGTCGCCTGGCGTTCCAACATGGAATTACGCAGTAGTTCACCTGCGCGGGAAACCCCGACTCATCGAAAGCGAGTCCGAACTTGAAGCCTTGGTTGAACAACTGACCCATGTTTATGAATCTCACATGCCAAGCCCATGGAAACCAGACCTTGCAGGTGAACGGCGTACAAAACTTCTCAATATGATTGTGGGCTTTGAAATTGAAATCACAGACATTCAGGCAAAGTTCAAACTCAGTCAAAACCTCCTACCTGAAGGCCAACAGAGCGTGATTGAGAAGCTGGGACAATCAAGCAATCAAACTGAGGTCGCAGTGGCAAAGCTCATGGCGGGGGAAAGCAATGCAGAGTTCTAA
- the lnt gene encoding apolipoprotein N-acyltransferase, giving the protein MTKPASAFSRSLLVQMSVALIIGAITVFGFAPEALFFLPLLTLTALFLLWSRASSRKAAAYTGFAFGLGFFGAGVSWVYVSIHEFGGMPMLLAVVATFLFCLVLSLFPAAAGLLQAGPGGLTRRRALLLIPALWVLMEWARGWLFTGFPWLAIGYSQAVASPLAGFAPLAGVYGVSLASVIFAGALALVADVRMQRHGKAGMVFPAIIILVLAVAGFALKQVEWVKPLGAPVTVSLLQGNIPQEMKWREDKAKATLDTYMAMTLASSGRLIVLPETALPMLLHDLSLSYLEMLSSRAKELGGDVLVGVPERTESGEYFNSVLSLGSSPVQIYRKVHLVPFGEFIPFKPLFGWIVNVLHIPLSDFSRGETIQPPLQVAGQKVAMAICYEDVFGEELINQLPAASLLVNVSNDAWFGDTVAPWQHLQISQMRALEAGRYMLRATNTGITAIINQRGEVLKRAPEFTTTRLDGEAQGFAGATPYVRFGNFPVLGLLGLLLGVNWIVSKVMSAREQQKPGRRRR; this is encoded by the coding sequence ATGACGAAACCCGCCTCTGCCTTTTCCCGTTCCCTGCTTGTCCAGATGTCTGTTGCCCTGATAATCGGGGCGATCACCGTTTTCGGCTTCGCGCCGGAGGCATTGTTCTTTCTGCCACTTCTCACACTGACGGCGCTGTTCCTGCTCTGGTCGCGGGCTTCATCGCGCAAGGCCGCGGCCTACACCGGTTTCGCTTTCGGGCTGGGCTTCTTCGGCGCCGGGGTGAGCTGGGTGTACGTCAGCATCCACGAGTTCGGCGGTATGCCGATGTTGCTGGCGGTAGTGGCGACCTTTTTGTTCTGTCTGGTGCTATCCCTGTTCCCGGCCGCGGCGGGCTTGCTGCAGGCCGGTCCCGGCGGCCTGACCCGGCGCCGCGCCCTGTTGCTGATTCCGGCGCTGTGGGTGTTGATGGAGTGGGCCAGGGGCTGGCTTTTTACCGGCTTTCCCTGGCTGGCGATAGGTTACTCGCAGGCCGTTGCCAGCCCGTTGGCAGGCTTTGCGCCGCTGGCCGGGGTATATGGGGTGTCGCTTGCCTCCGTCATTTTTGCTGGTGCGCTGGCACTGGTGGCGGATGTCCGGATGCAACGCCACGGCAAGGCGGGTATGGTTTTTCCGGCAATCATCATTTTGGTGCTGGCTGTGGCGGGGTTTGCGCTGAAGCAGGTCGAATGGGTCAAACCGCTGGGCGCGCCGGTTACGGTCAGCCTGCTGCAGGGCAATATTCCGCAGGAGATGAAGTGGCGCGAAGACAAGGCCAAGGCCACGCTCGACACCTACATGGCGATGACGCTGGCAAGCTCGGGGCGCCTGATCGTGCTGCCGGAAACAGCGCTGCCGATGTTGCTGCACGACCTTTCGTTGAGCTACCTGGAAATGCTGTCCAGCCGTGCGAAAGAGCTGGGTGGTGACGTGCTGGTGGGCGTGCCTGAGCGCACCGAGAGCGGGGAATATTTCAACAGTGTATTGAGTCTCGGCAGTTCGCCGGTGCAGATTTACCGCAAAGTCCATCTGGTGCCGTTCGGTGAATTCATCCCGTTCAAACCGCTGTTCGGCTGGATTGTTAATGTGCTTCATATCCCGCTGTCGGACTTCTCGCGCGGCGAGACTATCCAGCCGCCGTTGCAGGTGGCTGGCCAGAAGGTGGCAATGGCGATCTGTTACGAGGACGTGTTCGGCGAGGAGCTGATCAACCAGCTGCCGGCCGCATCGCTGCTGGTCAATGTGAGCAATGACGCCTGGTTCGGCGATACTGTTGCGCCCTGGCAGCACCTGCAGATTTCGCAGATGCGCGCGCTGGAGGCCGGTCGCTACATGTTGCGCGCCACCAATACCGGCATCACCGCCATCATTAACCAGCGCGGCGAAGTGCTGAAGCGCGCGCCGGAATTTACCACTACCCGGCTGGATGGTGAGGCTCAGGGTTTCGCCGGGGCAACGCCATATGTCCGCTTCGGAAATTTTCCGGTGCTCGGATTGTTGGGGCTGTTGCTGGGGGTGAACTGGATCGTGAGCAAGGTGATGTCAGCCAGAGAACAACAAAAGCCGGGGCGCCGGAGACGATGA
- a CDS encoding GIY-YIG nuclease family protein, producing MSGWHCYMLECADGTLYTGITNDLEKRLAAHNSGTASKCTRSRLPVKLVFSEDQLDRAAASRREAQIKRLPRSAKLALLFQCNGVLPESEKK from the coding sequence ATGAGCGGATGGCATTGCTATATGCTGGAATGTGCCGACGGCACGCTTTACACCGGCATTACCAACGACCTGGAAAAGCGCCTGGCGGCACACAATAGCGGCACGGCATCAAAATGCACGCGCAGCCGGCTCCCGGTGAAGCTGGTGTTCTCAGAGGATCAACTCGACCGCGCTGCCGCGAGCCGGCGCGAGGCGCAGATAAAGCGGTTGCCGCGTAGCGCGAAATTGGCTTTGCTGTTCCAGTGCAACGGGGTTTTGCCGGAGTCGGAAAAGAAGTAA